From one Colletotrichum destructivum chromosome 3, complete sequence genomic stretch:
- a CDS encoding Putative gamma-crystallin: MQYLIAVIVGAGAALAGVVPRAEASPAAVAVGGPLEGSLQAITHLYICQNINFGGSCQNVEVSTGVCYNLINGWNDVVSSLGPDAGTSCTLYENNGCSGASLPNIVNPGISNLGERGFNDRASSFRCF, translated from the exons ATGCAGTACCTCATTGCAGTCATCGTCGGAGCTGGCGCCGCGCTCGCTGGTGTTGTCCCTCGCGCCGaggcctcgccggccgccgtcgccgtcggcggtcCCCTCGAAGGCTCGCTCCAGGCCATCACGCACTTGTACATCTGTCAAAACATCAACTTTGGCGGTAGCTGCCAGAACGTGGAGGTTAGCACCGGTGTTTGCT ACAACCTCATCAATGGCTGGAACGACGTTGTCAGCTCGCTCGGCCCGGACGCCGGGACTTCGTGCACCCTCTATGA GAACAATGGCTGCTCCGGTGCCTCTCTCCCCAACATCGTCAACCCCGGCATCTCCAACTTGGGCGAGCGCGGCTTCAACGACCGCG CGAGCTCGTTCCGATGCTTCTAG
- a CDS encoding Putative aldolase-type TIM barrel encodes MSPSAIGNSHHHNGNGASHASRPALAPGLYVPTVAFFRDDDSVDVETTTSHAVRLAAAGVAGLVTHGSNGEAVHLDHAERQLINRTTRAALDAAGKADLPLIVGCGAQSTRETVQLCREAASSGGDYALVLPPAYYGGLLTTDHILQHFREVADASPVPVLIYNYPGACSGLDLNSDTIVALSRHPNIVGVKLTCGNTGKLARIAAATTAPKKSSGDAEAGTTAAAPFRTFGGSVDFTLQTLVVGGHGIIGGTGNIAPRACVRLMTLWDEGKLAEARELQAVVARGDWTAIQGGFVSVKAALQEYYSYGGLPRRPCALLEGERLTKQLDGFAELVAVERALEK; translated from the coding sequence ATGTCTCCTTCAGCCATCGGCAACTCTCACCACCACAACGGGAACGGCGCGAGCCATGCCTCACGACCGGCTCTGGCCCCGGGCCTCTACGTCCCGACGGTGGCCTTCttccgcgacgacgactcaGTAGACGTCGAGACGACCACCTCCCACGCGGTCCGTCTCGCCGcagccggcgtcgccggcctcgtcacCCACGGCTCCAACGGCGAAGCCGTCCACCTCGACCACGCTGAACGACAACTCATCAACCGGACCACGCGAGCGGccctcgacgcggccgggAAGGCCGACCTCCCCCTGATCGTCGGCTGCGGCGCCCAGTCGACGAGAGAGACCGTCCAGCTCTGCCGCGAAGCCGCCTCGTCGGGCGGCGACTACGCCCTCGTCCTGCCGCCGGCCTACTACGGCGgcctcctcaccaccgaCCACATCCTGCAGCACTTCCgcgaggtcgccgacgcaagccccgtccccgtcctcaTCTACAACTACCCGGGCGCCTGCAGCGGCCTGGACCTCAACTCGgacaccatcgtcgccctgTCGAGGCACCCTAACATCGTCGGCGTGAAGCTGACGTGTGGGAACACGGGCAAGCTGGCCCGGATAGCCGCCGCCACGACTGCCCCGAAGAAGAGTAgcggcgacgccgaagccggcacaaccgccgccgccccgttCCGGACGTTCGGTGGCAGCGTCGACTTCACGCTGCAGAcgctggtcgtcggcggccatggcATCATCGGCGGGACGGGCAACATCGCGCCCCGGGCGTGCGTGCGGCTCATGACCCTCTGGGACGAGGGGAAGCTggcggaggcgagggagCTGCAGGCCGTCGTGGCACGGGGTGACTGGACGGCCATCCAGGGCGGCTTTGTCTCGGTCAAGGCGGCGCTGCAGGAGTACTACTCGTACGGGGGGCTCCCCCGGAGACCATGCGCGCTGCTGGAGGGGGAGCGGCTCACGAAGCAGCTTGACGGCTTCGCCGAGCTGGTTGCGGTGGAGAGAGCGTTGGAGAAGTAG
- a CDS encoding Putative short-chain dehydrogenase/reductase SDR, NAD(P)-binding domain superfamily, producing the protein MSSILEKLFSLNGRTAVVTGGTRGIGQAMAVSLAEAGSDIILIQVSVAPLRWTTIAHRCLFLTPQQRDESNTETKKQIEAISRTATVYTADLSNQAQVEGLTQRILADGHDVSILVTCAGIQRRHPAHRFPMGDWDEVLQVNLKTVWTLCRDLGAYMLTRPPNPATGHRGSIINVASLVSFQGGITVPAYAAAKGGIAQLTKALSNEWAGQGVNVNAVAPGYVATDMNEALMGDPGRAAGILARIPAGRWGTPEDFKGATVFLAGAGSLYVSGELLTVDGGWMGR; encoded by the coding sequence ATGTCGAGCATTCTCGAAAAGCTTTTCTCTTTGAACGGCCGTACGGCTGTGGTGACTGGAGGCACCAGAGGCATCGGCCAGGCCATGGCCGTATCGCTGGCGGAAGCAGGCTCAGATATCATTCTCATCCAAGTAAGCGTGGCCCCCCTGAGATGGACAACAATAGCACACCGATGCCTGTTTCTAACACCACAGCAGAGAGACGAAAGCAACACGGAAACTAAGAAGCAAATCGAGGCAATCAGCAGGACGGCCACCGTCTACACAGCAGACCTGTCCAACCAAGCCCAAGTAGAAGGCCTGACGCAACggatcctcgccgacggccacgaCGTCAGCATCCTCGTCACCTGCGCCGGCATTCAGCGCAGACACCCGGCCCACCGGTTCCCCATGGGCGACTGGGACGAGGTGCTGCAGGTCAACCTCAAGACGGTCTGGACCCTCTGCCGCGACCTGGGCGCCTACATGCTCACGCGGCCACCCAACCCGGCCACCGGCCACCGCGGCAGCATCATCAACGTCGCCTCGCTCGTCAGCTTCCAAGGGGGCATCACGGTGCCCGCGTAcgcggcggccaagggcgGCATCGCGCAGCTCACAAAGGCCCTGAGCAACGAGTGGGCGGGCCAGGGggtcaacgtcaacgccgtGGCGCCGGGGTACGTCGCCACGGACATGAACGAGGCGCTCATGGGCGACCCCGGGCGCGCGGCGGGCATCCTGGCGCGGATCCCCGCGGGCAGATGGGGCACGCCCGAGGACTTCAAGGGCGCCACGGTGTTCCTCGCGGGGGCGGGGAGTCTGTACGTTTCGGGCGAGCTGCTGACCGTCGACGGGGGCTGGATGGGCCGGTGA
- a CDS encoding Putative short-chain dehydrogenase/reductase SDR, NAD(P)-binding domain superfamily, translating to MARIFITGSSDGLGAVAARTLLKRGHQVVLHARNAQRAEDAKAAVPGAEGVLVGDLSRFDETKKLAEEANKLGTFDVVIHNAGLYRGPYRKTDLGLPSLTAVNVFAPYLLTALINKPKRVVYISSGLHRNGDTSFADPTWRERGEAGFNQDQAYCDSKLLITTFANAVARLWPDVKSNSVDPGWVPTKMGGQSATGLADDGVATYVLLAEGTGAGDVTGKYFKPPGQEDSPVPITEDKERQDQLVKLLEQETGVKLPST from the coding sequence ATGGCGCGAATCTTCATCACAGGATCAtccgacggcctcggcgcagTCGCCGCCCGGACGCTGCTCAAGAGAGGCCACCAGGTCGTCCTCCACGCACGCAACGCTCagcgcgccgaggacgcAAAGGCGGCCgtccccggcgccgagggcgtcctcgtcggcgacctcTCCCGGTTCgacgagaccaagaagctcgccgaggaggccaacaAGCTGGGCACattcgacgtcgtcatccacAACGCGGGCCTCTACCGCGGCCCTTACCGCAAGACGGACCTGGGCCTCCCGAGCCTGACGGCCGTCAACGTCTTCGCGCCGTACCTGCTGACGGCCCTCATCAACAAGCCCAAGAGAGTCGTCTACATCTCGTCGGGCCTGCACCGGAACGGCGACACCAGCTTCGCCGACCCGACATGGCGCgagcgcggcgaggcgggctTTAACCAGGACCAGGCGTACTGCGACTCCAAGCTGCTCATCACGACCTttgccaacgccgtcgcccgcctgTGGCCGGACGTCAAGAGCAACTCGGTCGACCCGGGCTGGGTGCCGACCAAGATGGGCGGGCAGAGCGCGACGGGGCtggcggacgacggcgtcgcgaCCTACGTCTTGCTGGCCGAGGGAACGGGGGCGGGAGACGTCACCGGCAAGTACTTCAAGCCGCCGGGCCAGGAGGACAGCCCTGTTCCGATCACGGAGGATAAGGAGAGGCAGGATCAGCTCGTGAAGTTGCTGGAGCAGGAGACTGGTGTCAAGCTGCCTTCGACATAA
- a CDS encoding Putative major facilitator superfamily, MFS transporter superfamily, whose translation MDNTASKTGDGVSQHEHRTEDVEQLKHQGQNTARGADRAANLIGDQQIELTEEDNKRIRRKTDKRILSILVWVYFLQILDKSVLGYGAIFGLREDCNLTGDQYSMVSSVAAIAQLAWQPFSSWLIVKVPHRLLMPCLVLGWGIAQVCMAACHNYAGLLATRFLLGLFEAGCLPLFSVITSQWYRRAEQPMRVACWYGTNGLATMFAAAVSYGLGQINGAIHSWQILFIFVGLITVLSAPLVYAVLDDDIPSARFLTEHEKLQAIERLRANQTGTGSRDFKWSQVWEALYEPKSWLFIGMAVCLNVTAAVTNTFGPIVISGFGFDSERSSLLNIPFGFVQLIVIFPASYLAHRFRIKSAFLAAILAPVLAGAVMLYVLGRDNVPPLLAAYYMLAFLFGGNPLIVSWMISNIAGTTKKSVIMSLYNAGSSAGNIIGPLLFNSKDAPEYKPGLTKVMGITCALLAIIGLQVINLVVSNKMQERKRVANGKPRKIQDLSMEHRYTSAQNDGSGAHLGENAFLDMTDSQNDEFVYVY comes from the exons ATGGACAATACCGCGTCCAAGACCGGAGACGGCGTGTCCCAACACGAACACCGTACCGAGGATGTCGAGCAGCTGAAGCATCAAGGCCAGAACACGGCCAGGGGCGCCGACCGGGCGGCGAACCTGATCGGGGACCAACAGATCGAGCTCACGGAAGAAGAT AACAAACGCATCCGCCGCAAGACGGACAAGCGCATCCTATCGATCCTCGTCTGGGTCTACTTCCTCCAGATCCTCGACAAGTCCGTCCTCGGCTACGGCGCCATCTTCGGCCTCCGCGAGGACTGCAACCTCACGGGCGACCAGTACTCCATGGTCagctccgtcgccgccatcgcccagctcgcctggcagcccttctcctcctggcTCATCGTCAAGGTGCCGCACCGCCTGCTCATGCCGtgcctcgtcctcggctggGGCATTGCCCAGGTCTGCATGGCCGCCTGTCACAACTacgccggcctgctcgccaCCCGCTTCCTCCTGGGCCTCTTCGAGGCCGGCTGCCTGCCGCTCTTCTCCGTCATCACCTCGCAGTGGTACCGCCGCGCCGAGCAGCCCATGCGCGTCGCCTGCTGGTACGGCACCAACGGCCTGGCCACCatgttcgccgccgccgtgtcgTACGGCCTGGGCCAGATCAACGGCGCCATCCACTCGTGGCagatcctcttcatcttcgtcggcctCATCACCGTCCTCTCGGCGCCCCTGGTCtacgccgtcctcgacgacgacatccccTCGGCCCGCTTCCTCACCGAGCACGAGAAGCTGCAGGCCATCGAGCGCCTCCGCGCCAACCAgaccggcaccggcagcCGCGACTTCAAGTGGAGTCAGGTCTGGGAGGCCCTGTACGAGCCCAAGAGTTGGCTCTTCATCGGCATGGCCGTGTGCCTCaacgtcaccgccgccgtgacCAACACCTTTGGGCCCATTGTCATCtccggcttcggcttcgacaGCGAGAGGAGCTCGCTGCTCAACATCCCCTTCGGCTTCGTCCAGCTCATTGTCATCTTCCCGGCCTCCTACCTCGCCCACCGCTTCCGCATCAAGtcggccttcctcgccgccatcctggcCCCCGTgctggccggcgccgtgatGCTCTACGTCCTCGGTCGGGACAACGTGCCCccgctgctggcggcgtACTACATgctcgccttcctcttcGGCGGGAACCCGCTCATCGTGTCGTGGATGATCTCCAACATCGCCGGCACCACCAAGAAGTCCGTCATCATGTCGCTGTACAACGCCGGCTCGTCCGCCGGCAACATCATCGGCCCGCTGCTCTTCAACTCCAAGGACGCGCCCGAGTACAAGCCCGGCCTGACCAAGGTCATGGGCATCACCTGCGCGCTGCTCGCCATCATTGGCCTGCAGGTCATCAACCTGGTCGTCTCCAACAAGATGCAGGAGCGCAAGAGGGTGGCCAACGGCAAGCCGAGGAAGATCCAGGATCTGAGCATGGAGCATCGCTACACCTCCGCGCAGAACGATGGCTCGGGTGCTCACTTGGGAGAGAACGCGTTCCTGGACATGACAGACAGCCAGAACGACGAGTTTGTGTACGTATACTGA
- a CDS encoding Putative ketopantoate reductase ApbA/PanE, 6-phosphogluconate dehydrogenase-like domain superfamily: MTTDQQVDVLLYGLGAIGSFYAFILSRVPRVRLTVVARSNYDAVKKNGIIITSENHGDHTVRPFKVVKTAAEADAKFDFIVCAHKAITQDAVPAQIAPAVDEHRSTIVIIQNGVGNEVPFRTAFPHATIISCVTWTGAAQPQPGHIKHTKSEDMQIGLYPNEADPSAERHRLDSFASLLTEGNTVFQVVPDIQIQRWEKVVWNAAWNSLTTLTLLDTHSWLGSSPDATPMTRRLMGEVVDVARACGVALDHGLVDTLIDKILAMHPIGSSMQNDFKAGRPMEVDIILGYPYRQAKELGIATPTLDTIYVILTGTNLRLLRESGK, encoded by the exons ATGACTACAGACCAGCAGGTTGATGTCCTGTTGTACGGACTCGGGGC GATCGGGTCGTTCTATGCGTTCATTCTGAGCAGAGTCCCCCGCGTGAGGTTGACGGTCGTCGCGCGGTCAAACtacgacgccgtcaagaagAACGGAATCATCATCACCAGCGAAAATCACGGCGACCATACTGTCCGGCCATTCAAAG TCGTGAAAACCGCGGCCGAGGCAGACGCCAAGTTCGATTTCATCGTCTGCGCCCACAAAGCCATCACCCAGGATGCCGTCCCGGCGCAGATCGCCCCAGCGGTGGACGAGCACAGATCGACAATCGTCATCATCCAGAACGGCGTCGGCAACGAGGTGCCCTTCCGCACGGCGTTCCCCCACGCGACAATCATCTCCTGTGTG ACCTGGACCGGAGCTGCCCAGCCGCAGCCGGGACATATTAAGCATACAAAGTCCGAGGATATGCAGATCGGCCTGTACCCCAACGAGGCAGACCCATCGGCAGAGAGACATCGCCTGGACAGCTTCGCCTCCTTGTTGACCGAGGGCAACACCGTCTTTCAGGTCGTGCCCGACATCCAGATCCAGCGGTGGGAAAAGGTGGTGTGGAACGCCGCCTGGAACTCCCTCACGACGCTGACGCTCCTCGACACCCACTCCTGGCTCGGCTCGTCCCCGGACGCGACGCCCATGACCCGGCGCCTCAtgggcgaggtcgtcgacgtcgcccgcgcCTGCGGCGTGGCCCTCGaccacggcctcgtcgacacgctcATTGACAAGATCCTGGCGATGCACCCTATCGGCAGCAGCATGCAGAACGACTTCAAGGCTGGGCGGCCGATGGAGGTCGACATCATCCTCGGGTATCCGTATCGGCAGGCCAAAGAGCTGGGGATTGCCACGCCGACGCTGGACACCATCTATGTCATCTTGACTGGGACAAACTTGCGGCTGCTGAGGGAGTCCGGGAAGTAA